TTGGGTGCAGCTGTTTACCGCCTGCTCGTTACGCATCCCCACATATTTGATCCCAGCTGCCTGAGCAGCCATGGCCACTTCAATGACAGGAACACCGACTATCCCAAACATGTACTCCACTTTCTGTAGGGAAAATAGCAGCTCAAAATGAGATCACCGATCAAAAGCCCAAAGCTACAAAGTCTGGCAACGCTTACAGCCCTGAACATGAACTCTGACACAGTTCTGGTGAATTAAAGCTGCACTGAAACATCCGAATTTACCTGCGTCTTCAGAGACTCAGCAATGAGCTGAGCGCCCGTAACTTCGTGCATGACTCCTGAGGGATTGCTTTGACCCTGCACGCCGTAAATTATTAAGTTGGGAAGTACTGATCAAACTGTTGTCACTTCTTCGCCTCTTGGCAGTGGACCGCCAATGACACGCctctttttatttgatttccGGATTACAGACCAATCAGCGGAGAGTATGCATGTGACCTCCCTCTGTGCTGCGGATGGGAATTCCGGATCTTTTTCAAGATCCAGGCTATTTGGCTCAGCTCAGTGTTCCACATAGAGCCAGCCCAAGGCCAAGCGGTGCAGGGGACCCTTCAAGAACCTCTTGCTCAAAAGACAATTTCAAATTCTccaaaatgtaatgtttatgaTGCAACATCTCCCTCAACAACTGGTTCTGAGATCATTTTGTACAGGTTAAAAATGATCAGTGTATCTTAACTAGTTTTTAAACCATCATCTGCTGTGACACATCAAAATATCCACCATATGATACATTAAAGGCAaattaggggtgcaccgattgcagttttctggcaggTCACCGATCTTTAAAAcatctgacctgctgattcagATTTTGGCTGATACTGATTTCCTTTATAACTGACACTTTCAAGTGTCATAAGGTCACAACacaccttcaatgttccaatcttattttGTCAACAGTTGTAAACCTCGTATGTCCAGACAAGACCTGGTCTGTCAGTCAGCCCTCTCATGGCAGAGCTATAGGGGACAGTGGGTGATTTTCAGACCATCGTGGAGGTAGATAAGAGCGGTGGACAAGACTGATTTCACACGTAAGTATCGGGCAATCAACAATCACCCAACATTAAGGAAATCGGCCAGCCAATCAATCAGTGCACCCCTGAAACAAATAATTATAGGCAACACTGGAAGAAAATGACTCATGCTCCTTATTAAATAACTCATTTATTACTCATAAAATATACAGCAATCTCAGTACTGAAAGAACTCATTGGAATTTTTAATTCACAGTTATAATTTCTATTTACATGTTAGTTTCATTCCTCTtcaagaaaaaggaaaataaatgaaaatcctTCCCATCCTATTGATTCCAACAAATGTACATATTtccagttaaaatattttttgataaacAAAACTGAGTTTCTGCAATCAGGTATAAGTGACTGGTCTTTCTTAATTTTTAGTTGAGACAAGCAAAACTAATATTAGAGAAAACAAAAGTCACTCAGAAGAAAATCAAATGCTTTTCAAAATGCTTTCATTGGTTTACAGTGTTTCTCATTGTAAAGCAGAGTCCCAGATGCCTCAGTGCCAGATCAGGGGTTTTAGCCACCAACAGCACACCTTCACAGCTGCCTCTACAAACCCAGGTTTTCAGTAACTAATGAaggcacaaaacaaacaaacaaaaagcaaacaaaagtgtacaaataatttattgtttaaattCTAAACTGGGCTGAACAGGTCAATATACAAAGGTAAGGTAGATCAAGTGAATACTAACCTGTCGCATTGTACCAAATGTCTTAAATTTACTCAGGTCAGTGAATCAGATTCCTAGAGGACGAGTAGTTTAAGACATTAAATGGGTAtattaaaattttgaaaaataaatgatcccCCCTATGACTTACAAACTTGATATTCCTTCTGACGGATGTAGTGTGCAGAAATAAACGGATATAAACTTCTCTCTTTATCCTTGCTGATTGATAAACCACCTGAAATCCCATTTTTAGTCATTTACGAAGTTAAAACAGAGTTAAAATTCATCCCCATCTTTTGGTCCCTGTTGGTTTAACTCTGTGGTGTGCAAGCACACCTTTTCAGCGTGTTATTGCCTTAAAACTGCTGCCGTTGGCCCAACAAGTTCAGTCTTTTAACACTTGAGAAGTCAGTGTTGGTAAAGCAGTGGTTACTGAACTCCAGTATCAGCCAAAGGACACCTTGTGCTGGATAAGGTTGGGATGAGCCTGGGCTGGCCTGTTGCGCCTCCTCCCTCCTTTGCTCTCTGGTGGGGACTCTTAAGGCTCCTGTTCACAAGCCCTCCCAAGCTTGCAGTGGGTGAttgacttttttcttttcttttaagacACAGTGTATGTTTGTGCATTTAGCGCGAGTCTTCTCCTGCCCGCTTCAGTATGTCTCTGAATCCGAGTCATTGAGCTCCTCGTCTTTGTAGAAGCCGTCGTGATGGCTGATGTTGTTGAAGCTGCAGTAGGAGCTGTGCTCGGCGCGCAGTGTGGGCAGGCTGTCAAAGGTGGCGCTCTTGGAAGGGCTGGTGGTGTAGTGGTTAACGGCACTGAAAGGGACGGCAGGTGCCGGGGTGCAGGGGGACACGGGCATCATGGTGGCCAGGATGAGAGCGAGGCAGTCTGCGACGTCTTTGTTGGGGGCACAAGCCAAGGCGGGCGTGTAACCTGAAAAACAATGAAGCATATGTCCAACATTCCTGATTCTGCCTTAAAAACACAACGAAAGATAATCAATATCTCCCAGCAAacataaattacacaaatacctGAAACTGTGGTGCTGATTATTCAATATTAGAACATGAGACACAGCTGTGAAATACCATACTCTGATTATAATatgaattaataataatatttgattaaattaatatttctagtctctttgtttttaataaaccaAATAGGTCAGTAATTGACAAACATGATGATCTAATGGTGTTCAGATAACATCAAATTCAGGCGGGAATGCATTAAAACATGTGGAGGACAGTTTCCTCTCAAACCCTCTTCAGATGTGTGCTTGAAGAACTATCTGCATTAATTTAGTGGTCTGAAGCAATCACAGAGTGAACAAATCCCCTTTAGCCAGCAGACTTATTACCTGGATGTTTCTAATCAACAACATtctgtaaacagtgttaaaattgGACACTGCTGCTGGGCTATTTAAAATGATTCAACAGCAGtctgagaaaatattttaaaggggagattattattatttttaatcagaAGAAAGCATGCATAGACGTGTGGGAATTCTGTTGAACGGAGAAACAGGCAAAAGGCTAACTTAAAAGTCACAACTCAGGATGAACTGATCAAAGGATTACACTGTTTGGGTGAGTCAGGTTTCTCTCCAGAGGATCTATTGCTTCTATTGTGAGATCTGTGTTGTAGAAAGTCCAATTTCAATCTTAAGAATCAGAGGTCTACCGCACTTTCTCAaatgttggttttcttttgtgcaGCGCTGTGTGTGAATTACACATGTTTAGCCTAgatgaaggctgtcagctaGCAGCTAGCATGGTGGAGCTTTTATGTGCTCAAATCTTTAGTGTCTGAGTGCTGGGCTGAGCTCAGTAGCTCACTAGAGGACTGAAATGACACCGTTGGCCAATACATATTTCCATGGCGATCTTTAGACATATGCATCTAAATCTGTGGGAGCCTAGTTATTCCTGATGCCCCCGAACGAATCACTCATTAAATGTTACCTGAATAAGAACAGTTCATGTAATTGTATGTATCTGATGTTGTTACAGAAACAGCTAAATGTGTATTTTCTTGAATGTAGAGAAGATAACTGATCTGATCACTCAGGACGACTTTTACTGCCAGACGTGAATAATCTACCTTTATCTGAATCAAAGCAACCGCCAGTTATTGCCAGGTATGTGCGGAACCATGTTGCTAGGAAATCGGTCCTGATTCACCAATCACCTCTTACTTCAGTTTGTCGTTTTGATTTTTTCTTCCTCGTTCTCTAAGAATCTTAAAGCAGGCATTTACAGCTCAATGCACGCACTTATCTGAGCTGTAATTCCTGTTCATGTCAGCCGACCAAAAGTCGTTATACTAAGTCGGTTACCTGCTGCAAACacttgtggcagatggctgctcacccTGTGTCTGGTGCAGTCGGAGGTCTTTTCCTGATCAAAGGGAGCTGATTTCACTGTTACCAAAATGGTTTTCCCCAACATTATGCTATATTTTGTCTGTTAAACCACTAAGAATTTCCTCTATTCACAAACGTCTGTACAAAAGTTCAAATAAAATTCGAAAGCGTCCATAAAATGGTTAGCTTAGCCCCTAAAGTGGCATACTCGAACAGTTTTGTCTAACATTTGAAAGAAAACGGATCATTTTTCACAAGGAAACCTCCACAGGGGACTTTCACTGAATCAACATTTCCAAGcaaaaattaatcttttttaatgtgcttttgtcttttttcaccTTAAATTTAAgcctaaaaacaaactgaagaagTGTTATTTGACTGTAGCCATTTCCGATATATTTAACTAATGTCCTAAATTCTGTCAACGTGTTCAGCTACAGTCAGCCTATATAAGCAGAAAACATAACATCCTGATTTAATCACTGAAGTAGTTACTGAAGGCAAAAACCACCATGTATCCATCAGTTAGAGGTGACTCAAGTTTGAGGAAAAAAAGTCttaaagaaatcaaaacaaaaaaaatccctcTCTGTATCTTGATCTCTGTTAAAATGCAACAAATTCACTTAGTAAAAAGATATCCTGTATAAAGTTTAACGATGAGATGAGCATGATTTAGGGCAGTGCTTATCTATGATTATAGACTGCCAAGGCAATGAGTTTGCACAGTGTCTGTAATTTTTTAGGAAATATGCAGAGGCACACAACTCTCTGCACAATATGACACTATTATTAGGACTTTATGCTTCGAAAGCaatccagatttttatttttacaaagacAGGAATAGAGCACAATTAAAACACTGAACAAGCATTTAACAAAATAACCAGGTCAAACTGAAACATATGGACctactttcaaaaataaatgtttgagaaAGAGCAAGAATTTCTCCAGAGAGCCTAAACacccaaataaaaagaaaagctaaAGCATAATTACCGTTTTCGTCGACTGCAAGGACACTGGCTCCCTTTGCAAGCAGCTCCTGGACCACCACAATCAGCCCATTTCTTGCAGCCACATGCAGAGGTCTTCAGACAAGAAAGATATTTGGCTGTTGAAAAGCTATTTGTATTCGAAACTTTGAACGGAtagataaaactaaaatgatgCATACGTCTGTAAGGCGGCGTTTGTAGCATTTATGAAGTTTCTGTCGGTAATCTTCTCCAATATCAACAAGCCACTGGTTTCATGACCCTGTAGATACAGTAGGATAGTTGCCACCATAAGCCATATAATgcagtttaaaaacatacaaacatgaCAATTAAAACGTGAAATATTAGCAGTAATATAAACATGACCACACCTTACTGCAGGCCAAATGAAGTGCAGTGTTCTTTACAGCATCCTGTAGAGTGAGATCTGCTTTCGCACTGCTCACCAGCAGCTCTGTGTACGGGTATGACATGCAAGAAAAACATATTCAATCTGATCTGATGTCCCACTGTTTGTTATTTAATACCACGCTGACTATCATGATTCATATCAGGTTAGAAATGCTGAAGCATTCATACCGACAGCGTTGGTCTGACCGTTCTCCGCAGCCATCATGAGCGGGGTCTTTCCTGCAGCATCGACACAGTTGACCTGGGCGTTGTGGCTCAGCAGCAGCTGTAGACACTCCACATGGTCCGTAAAGGCAGCAGCATGCAGAGGGGTCCTGAGAACAAAGTGCAACAAGAAGTCAAATATCACCAAGTATTGCAATTAATAAGATTCACTCTTACAAAATCTCAAGACTAAAATGTTCATGATCAGCTGTACCTGTTTTTCCTGTCTTTGGTGTTGACAATGGCAGGGCCTAAAGTGTCTATCAACATTTCAGCAGCACCTTCATTATCACGGATTCTAGACagcaggaaataaataaataaaaaagcctgGGTGTTTAATCTATGAGGAGCTGGGCTTTCTGACACAATGAGTGACACATAAGCAAGGCTCAGGCTCTTACACAGCACAGTGGAGGGGACTGAAAGAATTGCCTTCGGCCTTGTGGAAAATCTCTTGTTCGAGCAAAACTTCCACACATGTATCGTGACCTTTAGGAGAACAAACATCAATTAAAAACCCCTCTCatctttgtttactttttaaaaacaataaatgtatcaTTTGGGTGCAACAAGACATTGAATAAAAGCAAAGattagatgaaaaaaaaaaatagcatttcTTAAGTGCTCCATTATTCTTGTCTGCTTTATCAGCAAAATGCTTGCATTTAAGTGCCTACATCAACATCTGCTACAACATCAGGTATACATTTGTGTATATCGATATTTATTGATTGCTTGGTTTGAAAGGTCTTCCAGCCTTCTTGTCTGTACCATTGTAGCAGGCCCAGTGCAGTGGGGTGTAGCCTTGGCTGTCTGTTAAGGCAGGCAGTGTTTCCACTGATTGGGCAGCATGCAAAAGGCCTCCGAGTACCCCAGTGTGTCCGCAAGCTGCTGCCAGGTGGATCGGCGTGCGCCCTTTACAGTCTCGCATCAGGACGTTGGCGCTGTGCTGAAGCAAGGCCTCCACACATTCCTCGTGACCGGTCACGGACTGATGACAGAAGACAGTTTTTATTGATTATTTGTTGGGAGGGATGTTTTTCTGCTGCGAGCAGATCTCTCAGCACCACTTAATAAATTGTACGTATCAGTGATTATTTCATACACAGGGATGTGATGTAAAAATGTGCTTCATTTTTAGTAGATTACGGAGAAATTTCATGGGTGTAATTGAATTCACTGTCCTGTTCTTCATCCTCCAAGTTTGTTGGCTGGTTACATTGATGATCTGCAATATTTGGGGGTAACCCTTATCATGAAAATGGTTTAAAGTGACAAAAGAAGTTAAATTATCAAAAGGCACAATATTTTGTTTGCCATGttcttttcaataaatgttGCAAAACATCTGCCTTGAACCAGTCTCtggtttttttgcttttgtatttaaaaagacCCCAGATGTAGCTTTGAATCTCTGACTATTTCATGTTCAAATTTCCtttcaaacaaatatttaatccAGGACTTGTATGCAAAAAACTTCTGCACAAGGAAATGTTTACATTACCCTATGCTCCATTTAAAGCCTCTGACAAAACTGTATAATTCCCTGCAgacataattttaaattaaaacagcagcagcactcAGGTTAAGTGAACTATTGCTACATTAAAGCTGCATTGCTGAAATAAGGAAAAAATTACTGAagcatttgcacaacagcaacaGATTTTACCATCAAGACTATATCCCCATCTCTCTGCTTTGGCACTGTAGCTTATCACACAGCCCTAATACAGGTTTTTATAGAACTGCTCAGCAAATGGTATAAACTGattaaaatacagattttaaaaCTATAAAGACAAAGAATGTTTGCCTTTTAAACTTGGAGGGAAATCTTAAGAGGTACAAGTAAAGAATcaatcaaatcaaaacaaaatgaaattataATGATAAACAGTTCTTAAAACACAACAGAGCAAATtagaaactaaacaaaaaaataataaaaaatagataCATCTACATAAATGAACCAGTGATAATGAAGTTAAATGCTCGCAtgtattttcctttattttatcactataactccacatgtttttatCAAATGTTTAAGGTGTGGAAAAATAATGGGATCTTACTCCTCTATGCAAGGCCGTCCTCCCCCACTTGTCTTTGGCTTCTACGCTGGATCCCTTGTTAAGAAGGGAATACACACAGTCAGTGTGTCCACTCAGGACGGACAGCATCAGTGGGGTCCTAAAACGTAACAGAGAAAAATGTcaacaaactgttttttaacATGAATGTATAAACAGAGCAAGACATTTCTTTACTTACTGCCCGTTCCCATCTTGAATGTCCACAGCACTTTGAAGATCAGCATTTCCAATCAGCAAACGCAAACATTCTGAATGACCATTAGTAGCTGCAGGAAAACAAAGACCATCTCCATTACTCGCTACACTGTTTTGAGTCTTTAGTGGGTAGATGTACCCGAGTTTCCTCTCCTCAGACTAAATACCTGCAGCATGTATCGGGGTTCGCTTTAAGACAAAATCTTTGACCAAGATGGAGGCTCCCTGGTTGATGAGGACGTCCACACATTCCACGTGGCCTTTAAAGGCAGCCAGATCTAAGGGTGTGCGTCCCTGGCTGTTCCTAACATCCAAATCCAGCAGAGACTGCACCAGAACCTCCATAGCTTGATGGTGACCATGGTATgcctgaaacatttaaactcaTGGTTATGTTAAAGCTGATAATATAGTCATCAAGACCCCACCACAGAATTGTTGTTAACCAATAGAAACAATTATTGTAAAGATGTCAAATTATCCTTTGGCCGTCTTAAAGTAGGACTGAATTGAAATATCCAAGCATTTGATCAAAAAGAATGAAACTTATTCTTGCACTGATGTGGTGTGGAGCACTTTTGTAAAAAGTACATACAGatcctttttattttgaattcttaaaacaaaaagtcattaaaatatttttgcaagccaTCTTTTGGGAGAGAGTGGTAATTGTCTATCACTAATGAATCATTAGCTTGAGTGCATTCACCGCATTGGGCTGGTTTGTTAATAACTGATTATTACACTGCTAATTTCATAATTACACCTATGACGGAGAATCAGGGCAAAAATAAACGGGACTATTGACACTTTCTATATGTGTGACTGTGTACTGAACACCAGAAAATAAATGATAGAAGTGGAAAAGATGTAGCAGTCAATACAGACTACTTAGCTGTTGGCCAGTCAGTTTTCTGGTTCACAACAGAATTAGCATAATGAAATGAAACCAATAAACTATTGGTCTAAAAGTAGCAGATGAGTCTATCAAGAAATAAACTCTACTCACAGCAAGGTGCAGGGGGCTGATGGGAGCTCTGACCTCAGAGTCATTCAGGATGTCTGTCCCTGAGGTTTCCATTAGCTGCAAACATTACAAGTTGGAACTTACTCTTGATATCATTAATTGGTTATTCTTGAAGATCAACACATTAAATATGTAACTGCAGCCtattttttgtgatttaaaagtaTAAACAGAGGATAAAAGTGTAACACTACTCACCACATCTAAGGGTGTTTCACTAGCAATCTGTAGAAGAATGAATAAggaatttaatttaaactaCGTTAAAAGACCATATTTTTTAATGGTTGGCGTCCCTCACCAGCTCCAGACAAAGACGGTGTCCGTATGCAGAGGCGTAATGCACAGCGTTGAAGCCCTGATTGTCCCGGATCCCTGGATTTGCATCAtttcttaataaatattccaggCACCTGGAAACACAACCAGTTCAGAGAACCACATTATAGCTGAATTACTGGCGATGTAAATCATCTCCTTTATTGATACAATCCTACCATCACAAGTAAACACAAGCTCCTAAAAATACAGAAGTTTCCAAGGATTACTGACTTTCCATCCGTGTCAGAGGCAGCGGCGTAGTGGAGAGGACTGCAGCCCCGCTCGTCCAGATCGTTGACGCCAGCTCCTGAGCCCACCAGAGCAAACAGGCACTGGTAGTTGCAGTTGGCAGCAGCGTAGTGGAGAGGGGTCCtggcataaaaacaaacacacatacagctTAGATACTTATTCTGATGTGATGCTTGATCCAAATCCAGTTTTCAAGACCACAAACCTGCCAAAGTTATCCTTTCTATTAAAGTCAGCTCCGATGTTGAGAAGAACATTGAGACATTCCAGGTTTCTATGAAGGCACAGGCATATTACAGGAACAATCACAATTATATTGTTTTCATAATCCATCTTTAAAAAAGGTAATATTTCTCCTGTACACACCCTCCAGCGGCTGCAGCGTGTAAACAGGTCCTTCCAAACTCATCTGGAGTATCAATATCAAAGCCTGTGTAGAGTAACAGATAACTTTAAAATgcgtaaaatgtgtaaaaattgtGACGTTAGATGGCCCTTTTTAGGTTGCCAGTCATTCTGAATTAAAAGACATTCACCTGAATACAGGAGCTTTCGGCAGCAGTCTGAGAAGCCACTGAGAGCAGCCAAATGCAGCGGAAACATGCCATGAATCCCTCGTCTGAAAATTAAGTCATACAGATTTCTTTAATCTTATCCAAATAATTGATCCTTTTAGGCACAGAGGTGCACACTTACACATAGGCTAGAGAAACAAACATCTATTTAAGGTGCCCATCTTCATCTGCAATTAAGTAAGTACTGCAGAACCAACTATGAGCTCTGAAATTCTTTGCAAAAGAAGCTGGAGCACTTGCAGAAAAACAGCAGAGGCTTGCTTACTTTGCTGTGTCAGCTTTGTTAGTGATGAGTGTGTTAATGAGGAGCTCGTGCCCGTATCGAGCCGCGATGTGTAGTGGTGTATTTCCATTTTTATCTTCACAGTCGATCTCAGCACCTTCAGGAATCAACggacaaaaaaacagaagtcaGCAGTTAGCTGCAGAATGCTAAAGGGCAACAAGAGAGAGGAAAAGACTATGAAGCAGATTCTGTTTGAAGAGCTCACCGTTTTCAATGATTACTTGAGATCTAGAAAACCTCCCATGGATCGCCGTCATGTGGAGCGGAGTCTTCCCAtctttgctctaagatgaaacaaaaacacactgaaatCATCCAaaaggttctttttttttcttactacaACCAAGAACTATTTGTGTTTGAAAGCAACATGTCATGGATGAGTGTTTCACAggctgaaaagaagaaaaaaaacatgaaaaagtggACAAACCCTTAAACTAATTCTGTTTTGAATCCCCTTTTGATTTctgcattcagtcttctttggtaGAAGTCATTCTCGATTTTACATCTTTGTGATACCTGCCCACTCGACCATGCAAAAGTTTTCTAAATCTATTAGATTTCAAGAAAACTAAAATTCATCCTCATCTGTCCAGCAGACACTTGAAGGTTTCATCAAAACTGACTGGCACTCAGAAGTGTTCATAACTTCACCCACCTTGATAACAGCCCCAGTTCcgactgaagaaaagcaaccccagatcatgatgctgcctcgGCCGTGTTTAACAGTGGGCACGGTGTTTAGAAATCCTTGGTGTTGTTTTAATTCCAAACATACTTTTGTCATGTTAAGTTTTCTAGACTGGAGAGGACATGATACTGTTGTCATGACGCAAAAATATCTGGTTTGTAATTGTGGCCTCCTGCTTTTTGGCAGCCCCCCCTGACCAGTTTCCGTCTTATCTTTTCAAACATGTTCTGAAATACTTAAAAGTCTTGCAACATCACCTTTATCCCACATTTTCCTCATAGAaccttttgtattttaaaggtgtgcaaACGTATGCACCAGGTTAATTCCTCCGTCTAATTTTAACATTCCCTACAAATTCGTATTATGATTCAGTTGAAATGTCCCTGAAGAGGGTAAGCTTTGGAATGATTTATTATGGGCTTAggttttacatcacaaaaaaacaGGTATTTTATCAGGAATATAAACAGCAGAGGGGAATGAGATCTGGAGGTAGCAAACCTGGAAGAGATCTGTGagagtttcttttaaaaatatttattctacaTAAGTAAAAGGTTGTTTTAAACAGCTCAGGAAACATTCAGCTGCTATAAACCTTCAGAAACAATGTGTTGAAGCTTTTACATTTCATCCTTGTTTGAATGGAAGACAAGACAGACCTCTTGTAAAATGTTGTGtgtaaaaaaatgtgtaaaatattgtAATTCAATCTgtttaaaaccaataaaacagtttttctgcacattttctgtttcaaaacATCCAGACATTTCCACACTTAGGCTTAACACTAATAGTAAAGATACTGTACAAAACAAAGAGATTTGCACAAACTGTTTGGGGTATTCAGTTGTAGACTTGACAACAAGTTACATAATCGATGAAGCAGTGGTCTACTTGTCACATTTCTTTTTGTGCTAGAAATCACAACAACAGTGAAGGCGCTATCACAGGATTGTCCACATCTGCCTCATGTTTTCCTAATTTGTCACTTGGCACTACTGGACCTTAAAAATTCAGAGTAGTGAAGTCATCTTAGAAGGAAGAGGCCATTTAAAGTTAACACATTCACCTGAGGCATGACTATAGTGTTCTCTGTACATCATAAAGCCACTGATGGTGAATCTTTTAACTCAAGGCTCAATGTGAGCAGGCTAATAGCTGACATCACTGTGACACCTGTTCAtttctatgttttgttttagccaTTTCCTTTTCTGGTTTAAAAGGATTAAAGCCTGAATATGAACTCATGGCtaacccccccccccgccccaaaaatgtattcattcagtcaattttaaaacaaaacactatTAAATACCAAACCACACCCACTTTTAAGCAATGATACTTAAGTACTGATAAAcaaccaacaaaaaaacaacatgaactCCCTGACATTTTAGTTCCTCCTACCTTTATGTTGACCTCGGCCCCATTGCAGACGAGGAGCTCCAGGCAGAGCGCACCATGGCGCGAGGCGGCGGTGAAATGGAGAGGTGCGAAACCCTTCTCATTCAATTGGTTAATATTAGCACCACAATCAATGAGCTCGTTCACAACCACATCCTGCCCATTGTAGCAGGCCACGTGCAGAGGTGTGTTTCCAAAGGTGTTAGGCTCATTAATCTAAACAGGAAGACAAGCAGAAAGAAGGCATGTTTACATAAAGACCACATAACCTCTGCTACT
This genomic stretch from Girardinichthys multiradiatus isolate DD_20200921_A chromosome 3, DD_fGirMul_XY1, whole genome shotgun sequence harbors:
- the ankrd28b gene encoding serine/threonine-protein phosphatase 6 regulatory ankyrin repeat subunit A, with the protein product MVVLKIRDQPPLLKAIFSVDPDDVRSLIFKKEDVNVQDNEKRTPLHAAAYLGDAEIIELLILSGARVNAKDNKWLTPLHRAVASCCEEAVQILLKHSADVNARDKNWQTPLHIAAANKAVRCAEALVPLLSNVNVSDRAGRTALHHAAFSGHLEMVRLLLSRGANINAFDKKDRRAIHWAAYMGHIEVVKLLASHGAEVACKDKKSYTPLHAAASSGMISVVKYLLDLGVDINEPNTFGNTPLHVACYNGQDVVVNELIDCGANINQLNEKGFAPLHFTAASRHGALCLELLVCNGAEVNIKSKDGKTPLHMTAIHGRFSRSQVIIENGAEIDCEDKNGNTPLHIAARYGHELLINTLITNKADTAKRGIHGMFPLHLAALSGFSDCCRKLLYSGFDIDTPDEFGRTCLHAAAAGGNLECLNVLLNIGADFNRKDNFGRTPLHYAAANCNYQCLFALVGSGAGVNDLDERGCSPLHYAAASDTDGKCLEYLLRNDANPGIRDNQGFNAVHYASAYGHRLCLELIASETPLDVLMETSGTDILNDSEVRAPISPLHLAAYHGHHQAMEVLVQSLLDLDVRNSQGRTPLDLAAFKGHVECVDVLINQGASILVKDFVLKRTPIHAAATNGHSECLRLLIGNADLQSAVDIQDGNGQTPLMLSVLSGHTDCVYSLLNKGSSVEAKDKWGRTALHRGSVTGHEECVEALLQHSANVLMRDCKGRTPIHLAAACGHTGVLGGLLHAAQSVETLPALTDSQGYTPLHWACYNGHDTCVEVLLEQEIFHKAEGNSFSPLHCAVIRDNEGAAEMLIDTLGPAIVNTKDRKNRTPLHAAAFTDHVECLQLLLSHNAQVNCVDAAGKTPLMMAAENGQTNAVELLVSSAKADLTLQDAVKNTALHLACSKGHETSGLLILEKITDRNFINATNAALQTPLHVAARNGLIVVVQELLAKGASVLAVDENGYTPALACAPNKDVADCLALILATMMPVSPCTPAPAVPFSAVNHYTTSPSKSATFDSLPTLRAEHSSYCSFNNISHHDGFYKDEELNDSDSETY